In one Magallana gigas chromosome 7, xbMagGiga1.1, whole genome shotgun sequence genomic region, the following are encoded:
- the LOC136269844 gene encoding N-acetylneuraminate lyase-like, producing the protein MAGHNSKKFEKFKVTGSVAAPFTPFRDNGEINFDKFGEYANYLRNHHFQYAFVNGTLAEGMSMTLEERKKSAEAWVKASNGKLKIILHVGTSNIRDSQELARHASAIGVDAIASLSLSFFKPANEEMVVECMSEIAGAAPDLPFFYYCINFVTGIYVDPSKVLKRARDKIPNLVGIKHSSRELNNAHNCTLVDPNRFQVLMGTDSQFLPYFTYGIDVPVTAPYMGTLFYKLKTAYDSGDTKTAQAIQNRILELNNIRGKYGAGIEIAKTMFGIISGMDIGPVRLPISKITTETYNSLKKDLNEFGSVE; encoded by the exons ATGGCAGGACACAACTCTAAG AAATTTGAGAAATTTAAGGTGACGGGATCTGTTGCTGCACCATTCACTCCCTTCCGCGATAATGG AGAGatcaattttgacaaatttggaGAATACGCCAACTACCTAAGAAATCATCACTTTCAATATGCATTTG TTAATGGTACGTTAGCAGAGGGAATGTCAATGACCCTGGAAGAGAGAAAGAAGTCGGCAGAGGCATGGGTAAAGGCGTCCAATGGAAA aCTAAAGATTATTCTTCATGTCGGAACTAGCAATATCCGAGATTCACAAGAACTT GCAAGACACGCTAGTGCCATTGGAGTGGACGCTATAGCATCACTTAGTCTCTCATTTTTCAAGCCTGCCAACGAGG aaatgGTTGTTGAATGCATGTCAGAGATTGCAGGGGCAGCTCCAGACTTACCCTTCTTTTATTACTGCATCAACTTTGTTACGGGAATATACG TCGATCCGTCCAAAGTTCTCAAGCGAGCAAGGGACAAGATTCCGAATTTAGTCGGTATTAAGCATTCTTCAAGAGAACTGAATAACGCACATAACTGTACCTTGGTTGATCCAAACCGATTCCAAGTTTTGATGGGAACAGACTCA CAATTTTTACCATATTTCACTTATGGTATTGACGTTCCGGTGACTGCACCTTACATGGGAACCTTATTCTACAAACTGAAAACTGCTTACGATTCCGGAGACACAAAAACAGCGCAAGCCATTCAA aatcGGATTTTGGAACTAAATAACATTCGAGGAAAATACG GGGCTGGAATAGAAATAGCCAAGACCATGTTTGGTATAATTAGTGGAATGGATATAGGACCGGTACGGTTGCCAATCTCAAAAATAACAACCGAGACATACAACTCACTCAAGAAAGATCTGAATGAGTTTGGATCTGTGGAATAA
- the LOC136269843 gene encoding N-acetylneuraminate lyase-like: MLSRAIRSQLAFSDHFLSHFYYRQSRKISGNNLKNFRVTGCVAAPFTPFRENGDINFDKFGESADYFNNNNIPYAFVNGTVGEGMSMTVDERKESAEAWVKVAKGKVKIILHVGANNIRDSQELARHGSSIGVDAVASLCPSFFKPANEEIVTECISEIAGAAPDLPFFYYSIDFLTGINVDPSKILQSAKDRVPNLVGVKHTSKEVRKVYNSSLVDPSRFQVLMGTEAEFLPYFSLGIDFPVTLPYMGTLFYKLKTAYDSGDKNTALNIQARMFELDAIRGKYGAGIEVAKAMFGIISEIDVGPVRLPITKLTTDTYKLLKSDLIAFGSVE; encoded by the exons ATGTTATCTAGAGCCATAAGGAGTCAACTTGCGTTTTCTGACCATTTCCTGTCGCACTTTTATTACAGACAATCTCGGAAAATTTCAGGCAACAACCTTAAG aattttaggGTGACGGGTTGTGTTGCTGCTCCGTTTACTCCCTTTCGTGAGAATGG agaTATCAACTTTGACAAATTCGGAGAAAGCGCCGATTACTTCAATAACAACAATATTCCGTACGCGTTCG TAAATGGGACTGTAGGAGAGGGAATGTCAATGACTGTGGACGAGAGGAAAGAGTCGGCAGAGGCATGGGTAAAGGTAGCAAAAGGAAA AGTGAAGATTATTCTCCATGTTGGAGCAAATAATATTCGAGATTCACAAGAATTA GCTAGACATGGCAGTTCCATTGGTGTAGACGCTGTAGCATCTCTCTGTCCCTCTTTCTTCAAGCCTGCCAACGAGg AAATAGTGACTGAATGCATATCGGAGATCGCCGGTGCAGCTCCAGATTTACCCTTCTTCTATTATTCCATTGATTTTCTGACAGGAATTAATG TGGATCCATCTAAAATTCTACAGAGCGCGAAAGACAGGGTTCCGAACTTGGTTGGAGTTAAACACACTTCAAAGGAAGTGAGGAAAGTTTACAACAGTTCTTTGGTAGATCCAAGTCGTTTTCAAGTTTTAATGGGAACAGAGGCG GAATTCTTACCTTATTTTTCTCTCGGCATTGATTTTCCGGTGACACTGCCATATATGGGAACATTATTCTACAAACTGAAGACGGCTTATGATTCTGGGGACAAAAACACAGCACTGAATATTCAA GCGCGGATGTTTGAACTTGATGCAATACGTGGAAAATATG gaGCTGGGATAGAAGTAGCAAAAGCTATGTTTGGTATCATTAGTGAAATTGATGTCGGACCAGTGAGATTACCAATCACAAAGCTAACAACTGATACTTATAAATTACTGAAGAGTGATCTAATAGCATTTGGCTCTGTTGAATGA